The following are encoded together in the Lactuca sativa cultivar Salinas chromosome 1, Lsat_Salinas_v11, whole genome shotgun sequence genome:
- the LOC111876235 gene encoding B3 domain-containing protein Os01g0723500, with amino-acid sequence MMDARRPHFIKGFNPNISFDKLKIPSKFGKHLEGKTCGTVSLMGPSGNTWHADLAQQSDGLFILDGWAAFVRDHFLENGDSLVFRYDGNLHFTVQIFDQSSCEKETAFSAECHQDLSIFDQHFGKKREREYASLLSNMVDGVPKKPRSSQSHNEPTNISEQQTMDGVADFLNGSEFCGSGLKNSITPALPVSAVRPNEEELGRISASEAEKIAQTFNSSFPHFSQVMKKFNISGSYTLNVPYQFAMAYLPNCKVKIVLQNLKGESWIVNSIPTTRVQTSHTFCGGWLNFVRGNNINVRDVCIFELVGNCEMRVNILRVRQEAVEYEEQQQQQGSSDVKALTHKTSGKLAKKAKGKSRKTQKLSMMEGQKVAFSIEKVKLGIAAKGSVVGSQSKTTTNGKPGKERVLQEKRGSSMTGCMSMKSAPEEKMAAESFVSSFPYFVRVMKKFNVSGSYTLKVPYQFSMEHLPSCRTEIVLQNLKGECWTVNSIPTLKVETMHTLHTFCGGWMGFVRENGIQMGDICIFELVGSCEMRVHISSLGNQLTATATGPSNQLGT; translated from the exons ATGATGGATGCCAGAAGACCTCATTTTAtcaagggttttaaccctaacaTAAGCTTCGATAAACTG AAAATACCTTCAAAATTTGGGAAACATTTGGAAGGGAAAACATGTGGAACAGTTTCATTGATGGGTCCCAGTGGGAACACATGGCATGCTGACTTGGCACAGCAAAGTGATGGTTTGTTTATCTTGGATGGATGGGCAGCTTTTGTGAGAGATCACTTCTTAGAAAATGGCGACTCTTTAGTTTTCAGATATGATGGTAATTTGCATTTCACAGTTCAAATCTTtgatcaaagttcttgtgagAAAGAGACTGCATTTTCAGCTGAATGCCATCAAGATTTAAGCATCTTTGATCAACATTTTGGTAAAAAAAGGGAAAGGGAATATGCATCTTTGTTGTCAAATATGGTTGATGGAGTCCCAAAGAAACCAAGAAGCTCTCAATCACACAATGAACCCACAAACATATCTGAACAACAAACCATGGATGGAGTTGCAGACTTTTTGAATGGTTCAGAGTTTTGTGGAAGTGGCTTAAAGAATTCCATCACTCCTGCTTTACCTGTATCAG CTGTACGTCCTAACGAAGAAGAGTTAGGAAGAATATCAGCTTCAGAAGCAGAAAAGATTGCTCAAACTTTCAATTCAAGTTTCCCTCATTTTTCCCAAGTTATGAAAAAATTCAACATAAGTGGCTCATATACTTTG AATGTTCCATATCAGTTTGCTATGGCGTATCTTCCAAACTGCAAAGTAAAGATTGTTCTTCAAAACTTAAAAGGAGAATCTTGGATTGTTAATTCGATTCCAACAACAAGAGTTCAAACTTCACATACATTCTGTGGTGGGTGGTTGAATTTTGTTCGTGGGAACAACATAAATGTGAGAGATGTGTGCATATTTGAACTTGTGGGAAACTGTGAAATGCGTGTGAATATTCTTAGAGTTAGACAAGAAGCAGTAGAGTatgaagaacaacaacaacaacagggtAGTAGTGATGTTAAGGCATTGACTCATAAAACTTCCGGAAAGTTGGCAAAGAAAGCGAAAGGAAAATCACGCAAAACACAGAAGCTTTCCATGATGGAAGGTCAGAAGGTTGCCTTCTCCATTGAAAAGGTGAAACTTGGTATTGCTGCTAAAGGGTCTGTTGTTGGGTCCCAATCGAAAACTACAACAAATGGAAAACCAG GGAAAGAAAGAGTGTTACAAGAAAAAAGGGGTTCTTCAATGACGGGGTGTATGTCAATGAAGTCAGCACCTGAGGAAAAAATGGCTGCTGAATCTTTTGTTTCTAGTTTTCCTTATTTTGTTAGAGTCATGAAAAAGTTCAATGTCAGTGGATCATACACTCTG aaagttCCGTATCAGTTTTCAATGGAACACCTACCTAGCTGCAGAACAGAGATAGTTCTTCAGAATCTGAAAGGGGAATGCTGGACAGTGAATTCAATTCCAACACTGAAAGTGGAGACAATGCATACACTGCATACATTTTGTGGAGGATGGATGGGATTTGTGCGTGAGAATGGGATTCAAATGGGAGATATTTGTATTTTTGAGCTTGTTGGAAGCTGTGAAATGCGTGTCCACATATCAAGTCTTGGAAATCAGTTAACTGCAACTGCAACTGGACCTTCAAATCAGTTAGGCACTTAG
- the LOC111876234 gene encoding lysine histidine transporter-like 8 yields the protein MEERPETELISIPATPRDSTPEILTPSGQRSPRPHSKEGGKSSTAWTPTSFISPRFLSPIGTPMKKVLVNMKGYLEEVGHLTKLNPQDAWLPITESRNGNAHYAAFHNLNAGVGFQALLLPVAFSFLGWSWGIIALTIAYIWQLYTLWILVQLHEAVPGKRYNRYVELAEAAFGNRLGAWLSLFPTAYLSAGTATALIIVGGETMKLFFEIVCGPLCSSNPLTTVEWYLVFTSLCIVLSQLPNLNSIAGLSLVGAVTAIIYSTMVWVLSVSQPRPPNISYEPLALPTFTSSIFSVFNALGIIAFAFRGHNLVLEIQSTMPSTFKHPAHVPMWKGAKVAYFFIAMCLFPLAIGGFWAYGNLMPSGGILNALFGFHEHDISRSLLATTFLLVVFSCLSSFQIYSMPVFDNFEASYTHRTNRPCSIWVRSGFRVVYGFINFFIGVALPFLSSLAGLLGGLTLPVTFAYPCFMWVLIKKPTKYSFNWYFNWSLGWLGVAFSVAFTIGGIWSIVDNGLKLKFFKPS from the exons ATGGAAGAAAGACCCGAAACGGAGCTCATTTCGATACCGGCGACGCCAAGGGACTCCACGCCGGAGATACTGACGCCATCAGGACAGAGGTCGCCGAGACCACACTCCAAAGAGGGTGGGAAGTCGTCGACGGCATGGACACCGACGTCGTTTATTTCACCGAGGTTCTTGAGTCCCATCGGAACGCCGATGAAGAAGGTGCTGGTGAACATGAAAGGGTACCTGGAGGAAGTCGGTCATCTGACAAAACTTAACCCACAAGACGCTTGGCTTCCGATCACCGAGTCCCGGAACGGCAATGCGCATTACGCCGCTTTTCATAACCTCAACGCCGGCGTCGGATTCCAAGCTCTGCTTTTACCTGTCGCTTTCTCCTTCCTCGGCTG GAGTTGGGGGATTATTGCATTAACCATAGCTTACATCTGGCAACTATACACTTTATGGATCTTGGTACAACTCCATGAAGCAGTACCCGGCAAAAGGTACAACCGATACGTCGAGCTCGCCGAAGCAGCTTTTG gaaatcgattgggtgcatggCTATCGCTGTTTCCGACAGCTTACTTATCCGCAGGGACGGCGACGGCGTTGATTATCGTCGGAGGAGAAACCATGAAACTATTCTTTGAAATCGTTTGTGGGCCTCTTTGTTCTTCAAATCCGTTAACGACAGTTGAATGGTATCTGGTTTTCACGTCGTTATGCATCGTGTTGTCTCAGCTTCCAAATCTCAACTCCATCGCCGGACTCTCCCTTGTCGGAGCGGTGACCGCCATTATCTACTCGACGATGGTGTGGGTCCTCTCCGTCAGCCAACCGAGACCACCCAACATCTCTTATGAGCCTCTCGCGTTACCGACATTCACCTCTTCCATATTTTCCGTTTTTAATGCACTTGGGATCATAGCATTTGCATTCAGAGGCCATAATCTAGTTCTCGAGATTCAG TCGACGATGCCATCGACATTCAAGCACCCAGCTCATGTCCCGATGTGGAAAGGAGCCAAAGTTGCATACTTCTTCATCGCCATGTGTTTGTTTCCGCTAGCCATCGGTGGTTTCTGGGCTTACGGAAATCTC ATGCCATCAGGAGGGATTCTGAACGCACTATTCGGCTTCCATGAACACGACATTTCAAGATCGCTTCTTGCAACCACCTTCCTCCTCGTCGTCTTCAGTTGCCTGAGCAGCTTTCAGATCTACTCCATGCCGGTTTTCGACAACTTTGAAGCCAGCTACACCCACCGGACAAACCGGCCGTGCTCAATCTGGGTCCGGTCAGGTTTCAGGGTGGTTTACGGGTTCATCAACTTCTTCATAGGTGTAGCACTGCCGTTCCTCTCCAGTCTCGCCGGACTGTTGGGAGGGTTGACACTTCCGGTGACATTTGCGTACCCTTGCTTCATGTGGGTGTTGATCAAGAAGCCCACAAAGTATAGTTTCAATTGGTACTTCAATTGGTCGCTTGGGTGGCTTGGGGTTGCGTTTAGTGTGGCGTTTACGATTGGGGGGATTTGGAGTATTGTTGATAATGGGCTGAAGTTGAAGTTCTTCAAGCCTAGCTAG